In a genomic window of Coprococcus eutactus:
- a CDS encoding DUF6017 domain-containing protein: protein MDINELVELMVETIAVKQPVIRINKYDFPYDVVRSRLEKMRGRRTHLPLVLRRLLQA, encoded by the coding sequence ATGGACATAAACGAATTGGTGGAGCTGATGGTTGAGACCATAGCGGTTAAACAGCCAGTAATCCGTATCAATAAATATGATTTCCCATATGATGTTGTTCGGAGCAGATTGGAGAAGATGAGGGGTAGGAGGACACACCTGCCTCTCGTTTTAAGGAGATTGCTGCAAGCATGA
- a CDS encoding FUSC family protein, with translation MTFYQELQLNQAGSKNLLKKSETRKEKLYHMWVYLVKIAVTMAFCFFFVSIFSILFGNENSIVGVVVLLCLMVFRNADLGIRTGQSTMLLALFFVIMTVCPHLANQFSPVSGMLLNIAALAVLILFGCHNPFMFNQSTLGLGYLLLYGYDVTGKSYQMRLVGMALGAALTCFVFYRNHKNRTYKRNLKDLIQEFDITSSRTKWQICQILCVPIVLCIAELCNMPRAMWAGIAAMSVILPFMEDMHYRVRKRIVGNIAGVICFTVLYFLLPSSIYAYIGILGGIGVGFSAKYGWQAVFNTFGALAIAAETYGLQGAVSLRVIQNVFGVVFALAFCVIFYWFMSKKR, from the coding sequence ATGACATTTTATCAGGAGTTGCAGTTAAATCAGGCAGGTTCTAAAAACCTGTTGAAAAAGAGTGAAACACGAAAAGAAAAATTATATCATATGTGGGTATATCTGGTGAAGATAGCTGTTACAATGGCATTTTGTTTTTTCTTTGTTAGTATTTTCAGCATCCTATTTGGAAATGAGAACAGCATTGTAGGTGTAGTAGTCTTATTATGTCTCATGGTGTTTAGAAATGCGGATCTGGGGATCCGCACCGGACAATCTACGATGCTTTTGGCTTTGTTCTTTGTAATTATGACTGTATGTCCGCATTTAGCAAATCAGTTTTCACCGGTATCGGGAATGCTGTTAAATATTGCGGCACTGGCTGTGTTGATTCTGTTCGGATGCCATAATCCATTCATGTTTAATCAATCTACATTGGGTCTTGGGTATCTGCTACTATATGGTTATGATGTTACGGGAAAAAGCTATCAGATGCGATTAGTCGGAATGGCTTTAGGTGCAGCACTTACCTGCTTCGTATTTTATCGAAATCATAAAAACAGAACTTATAAAAGAAATCTGAAAGATCTGATACAAGAATTTGATATCACTTCTTCCAGAACAAAATGGCAGATATGTCAGATTTTATGCGTACCGATTGTCCTTTGCATTGCAGAACTTTGTAATATGCCACGTGCAATGTGGGCTGGTATTGCGGCCATGTCCGTGATTTTGCCGTTTATGGAAGATATGCACTACAGAGTCCGTAAAAGGATTGTCGGAAATATTGCAGGTGTTATATGTTTTACAGTATTATATTTTCTGCTCCCTTCGTCAATCTATGCATATATAGGAATTCTTGGTGGAATCGGTGTAGGATTTTCAGCAAAATATGGCTGGCAGGCAGTATTTAACACATTTGGTGCTTTAGCCATTGCTGCAGAGACTTATGGACTACAAGGAGCGGTTAGTCTTAGAGTGATTCAAAATGTTTTTGGTGTTGTGTTTGCTTTAGCATTTTGTGTTATATTTTATTGGTTTATGTCTAAAAAAAGATAG
- a CDS encoding HAMP domain-containing sensor histidine kinase, whose amino-acid sequence MEQKKEKGLRIRSCLTGAIWLALVFSTVISALLFAFLNHFFNLPGSIPVLGWLLIFNTLIAGLITSFINAKLLEPITRLSKAMKEVSQGDFEQHLETNSRIAEVGESYQSFNVMTKELRATEVLQMDFVSNVSHEFKTPINAIEGYTMLLQGEELSPDQEEYVEKILFNTQRLSGLVGNILLLSKLENQNIPMKKTEYRLDEQIRQAFLSLETKWTEKEIGFQVELEEVKYTGNEELFMHIWINLLDNAIKFSPSKGTITMFLKQEQDSVKFILEDEGPGIDDDVKSRIFDKFYQVDGSHKAEGNGLGLALVKRIVDSSGGTIKAENREYGGCRFVIELPKQKDEII is encoded by the coding sequence ATGGAACAAAAGAAAGAAAAAGGATTGCGGATCCGATCCTGTCTGACTGGTGCAATCTGGCTGGCACTTGTATTTTCAACAGTCATATCTGCTTTATTATTTGCTTTTTTGAATCATTTTTTTAATCTGCCGGGCAGCATACCTGTGCTTGGCTGGCTTTTGATTTTCAATACATTGATTGCAGGGCTGATCACTTCCTTTATTAATGCAAAGTTGCTGGAACCAATTACCAGACTTAGTAAAGCAATGAAGGAAGTTTCTCAGGGAGATTTTGAACAGCATTTGGAAACGAACAGCCGTATAGCAGAAGTTGGAGAATCTTATCAAAGTTTTAACGTTATGACAAAAGAACTTCGTGCAACAGAGGTGCTGCAGATGGATTTTGTATCTAATGTTTCTCATGAGTTTAAGACCCCGATTAATGCCATTGAAGGATATACAATGCTGCTTCAGGGAGAAGAACTGTCTCCGGATCAAGAGGAATATGTAGAAAAAATTTTATTTAACACCCAAAGACTTTCCGGATTGGTTGGTAATATTTTGCTGTTATCCAAGTTAGAGAATCAGAATATACCAATGAAAAAAACAGAATATCGTCTGGATGAACAGATCCGCCAGGCATTTCTTTCATTGGAAACAAAATGGACAGAAAAAGAAATTGGTTTTCAGGTAGAATTGGAGGAAGTTAAATATACTGGGAATGAAGAACTTTTTATGCATATCTGGATAAATCTTTTGGATAATGCGATTAAGTTCAGCCCTTCAAAGGGGACAATTACGATGTTTCTGAAACAAGAACAGGATTCTGTTAAGTTCATTCTGGAAGATGAAGGACCAGGAATAGATGATGATGTAAAATCCAGAATATTTGACAAGTTCTATCAGGTAGATGGATCTCATAAAGCAGAAGGAAATGGCCTAGGTCTTGCACTTGTAAAACGGATTGTAGATAGTTCCGGAGGAACAATCAAAGCAGAAAACCGTGAATATGGTGGATGCAGATTTGTTATAGAGCTGCCAAAGCAGAAAGATGAGATTATATAG
- a CDS encoding ATP-binding protein, protein MEAVVEQIQQTYDMQVSGYYRQLHFVEGYLCKEKKISLETDNNRIFFKAWEKEFESTLLFLQENGKAITSDGTKLKVDMPSELLLDLRNGSNIGKLVALEFEQVKKDGYLVAIPCQEYTINGETYTAIGTVYDHSKLDSMLNPGGYDGSAYLFMLDDDGNITYTNQKDDIFFRNYSLLKHLKSDHAITEKEFDSLNKKIAGGKKGVELFGKDEPYYLGYCPIESNNTMLICIVKKATVDNVLKEYQKTIGLTTMLMTGFILLLFAGLFYSISRFSIANQKVKFEKRNNELQAMAISEMEEANKNLKKAKNIAIEALQTAENANKAKTDFLSNMSHDIRTPMNAIIGIISLIRHNAGDKEKVIEYADKIAISSQHLLGIINDVLDMSKIEAGKTVFKYSDFSILDSIEELNTIFHSQANEKNQSFIITKGNLKHEWVNGDKVHLMQIFSNLLSNAIKYTQEGGIIQFIAEESETNSSTYGKYHFIVSDNGMGMSADFKETIFDAFTRAESSVTNKIQGTGLGMAITKNLVESMGGTIEVESEPNRGSSFEVILNLKIVENRVVSSTEQIEMHETDSDILDGMRILCAEDNELNAEILMELLKLEGAECTICENGKRILEAFEQSVPGEYDMILMDVQMPVMNGYEATEAIRRSSHEQAKTIPIIAMTANVFSEDMQHSLAAGMNAHISKPVDMKLLKKTIRNIKLGREEVQFID, encoded by the coding sequence ATGGAAGCTGTTGTCGAACAGATTCAACAGACCTATGATATGCAAGTGAGTGGATACTATAGACAGTTACATTTTGTTGAGGGCTATCTGTGTAAAGAGAAGAAAATATCCCTTGAAACAGATAATAACCGAATCTTTTTTAAGGCATGGGAAAAAGAATTTGAGAGTACACTTTTATTTCTACAGGAAAATGGAAAAGCTATAACCTCAGATGGAACAAAACTGAAAGTTGATATGCCTAGTGAGCTTTTGCTGGATTTGAGAAACGGATCTAATATTGGAAAATTGGTCGCTTTGGAATTTGAACAAGTGAAAAAAGACGGTTATTTGGTAGCAATTCCATGTCAGGAATATACGATTAATGGGGAAACTTATACAGCGATTGGAACAGTGTATGATCATTCGAAATTAGACTCCATGTTAAATCCTGGAGGATATGATGGAAGTGCATATCTCTTCATGTTGGATGATGATGGAAATATTACTTATACGAACCAGAAGGATGACATTTTTTTTCGAAATTATTCATTACTGAAACATTTGAAAAGTGATCATGCTATAACAGAAAAAGAGTTTGATTCTCTGAATAAAAAGATTGCGGGGGGAAAAAAAGGAGTAGAACTTTTTGGGAAAGATGAGCCTTATTATTTGGGATATTGTCCGATAGAAAGCAACAATACGATGTTGATTTGTATTGTAAAAAAAGCGACAGTAGATAATGTATTGAAAGAATACCAGAAAACGATTGGGCTTACTACAATGCTCATGACAGGATTTATACTCTTGCTTTTTGCTGGATTATTCTACAGTATTTCCAGATTCAGTATTGCAAATCAAAAAGTTAAATTTGAAAAAAGAAACAATGAGCTTCAGGCAATGGCTATAAGCGAAATGGAAGAAGCTAATAAAAATCTGAAAAAGGCTAAGAACATTGCTATTGAGGCTCTACAAACCGCTGAAAATGCAAATAAGGCAAAAACAGATTTTTTATCCAATATGTCGCATGATATTCGCACACCTATGAACGCAATCATTGGTATTATATCATTAATCAGACATAATGCCGGCGACAAAGAAAAAGTTATAGAGTATGCAGATAAAATAGCTATTTCTTCTCAGCATCTATTAGGAATTATTAATGATGTTTTGGATATGAGTAAGATTGAAGCTGGAAAAACAGTTTTCAAATATTCTGATTTTTCTATTCTGGATTCTATAGAAGAACTCAATACAATATTTCATTCACAGGCAAACGAAAAAAATCAGAGTTTTATAATCACAAAAGGAAACCTTAAACATGAGTGGGTAAATGGCGACAAGGTTCATCTGATGCAGATTTTCAGTAATCTGTTGTCTAATGCAATAAAGTACACACAGGAAGGTGGAATAATCCAGTTTATAGCAGAAGAAAGTGAGACAAACTCTTCTACATATGGAAAATATCATTTTATAGTCAGTGACAATGGTATGGGAATGTCTGCTGATTTTAAAGAAACTATCTTTGACGCGTTTACTCGTGCAGAAAGTTCCGTAACAAACAAAATACAGGGAACTGGTCTGGGAATGGCAATCACTAAAAATCTGGTTGAATCGATGGGGGGAACGATTGAGGTTGAAAGCGAACCAAATCGCGGAAGTAGTTTTGAAGTAATCTTAAATCTAAAAATTGTGGAGAACAGAGTAGTTTCTTCGACAGAACAGATAGAAATGCATGAGACAGATAGTGATATTCTGGATGGAATGCGCATCCTTTGTGCAGAGGATAATGAGTTGAATGCAGAAATCCTAATGGAATTATTAAAGCTTGAAGGTGCAGAGTGTACTATTTGTGAAAATGGCAAAAGGATTTTGGAAGCATTTGAACAGTCCGTGCCCGGTGAGTATGATATGATCTTGATGGATGTACAAATGCCTGTTATGAATGGTTATGAGGCAACGGAGGCAATCCGTAGAAGTTCGCATGAACAGGCAAAGACGATCCCGATTATTGCCATGACTGCCAATGTATTTTCAGAGGATATGCAGCACTCTCTCGCTGCTGGAATGAATGCTCATATTTCAAAACCAGTTGATATGAAGTTGCTGAAGAAAACCATAAGAAATATAAAACTTGGGAGGGAGGAAGTCCAATTTATTGATTAA
- a CDS encoding response regulator transcription factor: MFQILIVEDDKELSQLFQKVLEKNGYQVKSASDGALALEILDKEYIDLIISDIMMPVMDGYELVSELRSAGYQIPVLMITAKGSFDDMRQGFLSGSDDYMVKPVNVNEMVLRVGALLRRAQILNEHKIVIGSTEFDYDAMTVTTDKESLVLPKKEFLLLYKLAASPGRTFTKQQLMDEVWGYETEADPHTIEVHIGRIRERFKDNPDFEIVTMRGIGYKVVKK, from the coding sequence GTGTTTCAAATATTAATTGTAGAAGATGATAAAGAATTAAGCCAGCTATTCCAAAAAGTGCTTGAGAAGAATGGATATCAGGTCAAAAGTGCATCGGATGGAGCACTGGCATTAGAAATATTGGATAAAGAGTATATTGATCTGATCATTTCCGATATTATGATGCCGGTTATGGATGGTTATGAACTGGTGTCGGAACTCCGTTCAGCAGGATATCAGATACCGGTACTTATGATCACTGCGAAAGGTTCCTTTGATGATATGCGCCAGGGATTTCTTTCGGGAAGTGACGATTATATGGTAAAACCGGTAAATGTGAATGAAATGGTTTTAAGAGTCGGAGCACTGCTTCGCCGTGCACAGATACTGAATGAACACAAAATTGTGATCGGTTCAACAGAGTTTGATTATGATGCAATGACGGTTACAACTGATAAGGAAAGTCTTGTTTTGCCTAAAAAAGAATTCCTGCTTTTATATAAGCTTGCAGCTTCGCCAGGCAGAACATTTACAAAACAACAGTTGATGGATGAAGTATGGGGATACGAGACGGAGGCAGACCCACATACGATAGAGGTACATATAGGAAGAATCAGAGAGCGTTTTAAAGATAACCCTGATTTTGAAATCGTAACAATGCGTGGAATTGGATACAAGGTGGTGAAAAAATAA
- a CDS encoding nitrilase-related carbon-nitrogen hydrolase, whose product MNKKIFKAAAVNMDCELGNVKANLKKMADFCKEASTKGALAICFPELATTGYSPTILGEKYYEISEPIPGPSTNYLCKVAKATGLYIVTGISEKSGVPGRLYNSQIAISPEGKIVSIYRKIHVWGLEKLTWRESITCEYGTFDMPMCKAGHMICYDTSFPETARVLSLMGSNVIFDSAAWRNLEADIWELNTRARAVENHVFMICSNRCGVEGDSTLNGESRIIGPRGNVLAAAGHEEEIIYADIDIDSCIKDNAMMLSYMKDRRPEAYSLISDTRNF is encoded by the coding sequence ATGAACAAAAAGATTTTTAAGGCGGCAGCGGTGAACATGGATTGTGAACTTGGAAATGTGAAGGCAAATCTTAAGAAGATGGCGGATTTCTGTAAGGAGGCATCGACCAAGGGTGCACTTGCCATATGTTTTCCTGAACTGGCAACGACAGGATACAGTCCGACAATACTTGGTGAGAAATACTACGAGATATCAGAGCCGATACCGGGACCTTCAACAAACTATCTGTGCAAGGTGGCAAAGGCAACAGGACTCTATATCGTGACAGGTATCTCAGAAAAGAGCGGTGTGCCGGGAAGACTTTACAATTCACAGATAGCGATATCTCCGGAGGGGAAGATCGTCAGCATTTACCGCAAGATACATGTATGGGGACTTGAAAAGCTCACATGGAGAGAGAGCATAACGTGCGAATATGGAACATTTGACATGCCGATGTGCAAGGCTGGACACATGATATGCTATGATACCTCATTCCCGGAGACAGCCAGAGTATTGTCACTCATGGGAAGCAATGTGATATTTGACTCGGCTGCATGGAGAAATCTTGAAGCTGATATATGGGAACTCAACACGAGAGCCCGTGCAGTGGAAAATCATGTGTTCATGATCTGTTCAAACAGATGTGGTGTGGAGGGGGATTCCACTCTCAACGGTGAGAGCAGGATCATAGGACCAAGAGGAAATGTCCTTGCGGCAGCAGGTCATGAGGAGGAGATCATTTACGCAGATATAGATATAGATTCCTGTATCAAGGACAATGCGATGATGCTCTCATATATGAAAGACAGAAGACCGGAGGCATATTCACTTATATCAGATACAAGAAACTTTTAG
- a CDS encoding MmgE/PrpD family protein — MHDMRRYVTDQIKWIKQMSYEDIPDEIKTRARWILLDSVGCIVNGMSGDKLPPDIYEAVLKSSSAMVSTELYEGNRFSIGHPACHIVPLLLVEAGERADLTYKDALRIFICAYELASRWGRSVRFTNDMLGHGTIMNAGAAVVEGLMTDMTEEKFVNYLMTCEVLPEVSTWQSVFEGSTIHDYYPGIAAVNAKNALYMSNNNVKSSEELIRSVYGKITGTKVIEDNLADDDDIGWYIAKNYFKVHSGCRFIHPFVDVIEQLMKEGLTKEDVKEIQVSTYKKAAMISDQHVTNVLAAKFSTPVSLAIQLSEGRLYPEDIERALHNKSDIQELASKISLREDDRYNELLPDVRGGMVRVVKNDGQVIEREVFHAHGDFDDPAGYTERQLTDKFRSVTERCLSTTQQEEIIESILRGSDELTVQEIFRTYFECVR; from the coding sequence ATGCATGATATGAGACGATATGTTACAGATCAGATCAAGTGGATAAAACAAATGTCTTATGAAGATATACCAGATGAAATAAAGACTAGGGCGAGATGGATCCTGCTGGATTCCGTGGGCTGTATAGTGAACGGAATGTCGGGGGATAAGCTTCCACCAGATATATATGAGGCGGTGCTGAAAAGTTCGTCGGCTATGGTGTCGACAGAGCTTTATGAGGGAAACAGATTTTCTATAGGGCATCCGGCATGTCACATAGTTCCGCTACTCTTGGTTGAAGCTGGAGAGAGAGCAGATCTTACATATAAAGATGCTTTAAGGATTTTCATTTGTGCATATGAGCTTGCATCAAGGTGGGGGCGTTCGGTTAGATTTACAAATGACATGTTGGGGCACGGAACCATCATGAATGCTGGGGCGGCGGTTGTGGAAGGGCTCATGACTGACATGACTGAGGAGAAATTTGTAAATTACCTCATGACATGCGAAGTGCTCCCGGAGGTATCGACGTGGCAGTCGGTATTTGAGGGAAGTACAATACATGACTATTATCCTGGAATCGCGGCGGTAAATGCCAAGAATGCACTTTACATGTCAAACAACAATGTGAAGAGCAGTGAGGAACTGATAAGAAGCGTGTACGGGAAGATAACAGGAACAAAAGTCATAGAGGACAATCTGGCTGATGACGATGACATAGGCTGGTACATAGCGAAGAATTATTTCAAGGTACATTCAGGATGCAGATTCATACACCCATTTGTGGATGTGATAGAACAACTGATGAAGGAAGGGCTCACCAAGGAGGATGTGAAGGAGATACAGGTATCTACATATAAGAAAGCGGCAATGATCTCAGATCAGCATGTGACAAATGTTCTGGCGGCGAAATTCTCTACGCCGGTATCGTTGGCTATCCAGTTGTCGGAGGGGCGTTTATATCCCGAAGATATAGAGAGGGCGCTGCATAATAAAAGTGACATTCAGGAGCTGGCATCAAAAATTTCTCTAAGGGAGGATGACAGATATAACGAACTGCTTCCGGATGTCCGGGGCGGAATGGTGAGAGTCGTAAAGAATGACGGGCAGGTGATAGAGAGGGAGGTATTCCATGCGCATGGTGATTTTGATGATCCGGCCGGATATACAGAGAGACAGCTCACGGACAAGTTCCGGAGTGTGACGGAGCGGTGCTTAAGCACCACACAGCAGGAAGAGATTATAGAGAGTATATTGAGGGGCAGTGATGAACTTACAGTGCAGGAGATTTTCAGGACATATTTTGAATGTGTCAGATAG
- a CDS encoding cytidylate kinase-like family protein — protein sequence MANDIYIVTIQRQFGSLGRPIAKKLSEILQIEYYDRDIVELASREMNKSREELSDYDEKSYSKMKYPMGIGTPKMQNYLFSVQQCIISEIATYDKSCIIVGRCSDYILRHLKNTINIFIYAPYEKRLKNCIEVLGMNENEAKDMIAKVDRARDNYHQYYTGMPAATINGRQIMIDSSFVGVEHTAEMLADMIKKRVAMGFEE from the coding sequence ATGGCAAATGATATTTATATAGTGACGATCCAAAGACAGTTTGGAAGTCTTGGACGTCCGATAGCGAAGAAGTTATCTGAGATATTGCAGATTGAATATTACGACAGGGATATTGTGGAGCTTGCCAGCAGAGAGATGAATAAGTCCAGGGAGGAGCTCTCAGATTATGACGAGAAATCCTATTCTAAGATGAAGTATCCGATGGGCATAGGAACTCCAAAGATGCAGAATTATTTGTTCAGCGTTCAGCAGTGCATCATTTCGGAGATCGCGACGTATGACAAGTCTTGCATCATAGTCGGAAGATGTTCTGATTACATACTGAGACACCTGAAAAATACGATCAATATATTTATATATGCCCCATATGAGAAACGACTGAAGAACTGTATAGAGGTTCTCGGTATGAATGAAAATGAGGCGAAGGATATGATAGCAAAGGTTGACAGGGCGAGAGACAATTATCACCAGTATTATACGGGAATGCCGGCGGCAACCATAAATGGCAGACAGATAATGATAGACTCCAGTTTCGTCGGCGTTGAGCACACTGCGGAGATGCTGGCGGATATGATAAAGAAGAGAGTCGCGATGGGTTTTGAAGAATAG
- a CDS encoding Rossmann-fold NAD(P)-binding domain-containing protein, producing the protein MSKTEFLFLSEDDLVKAGVLNASECIDTCEEVFGILSDGDYLMGGLNHNEHGLSIVFPKETRFPGMPVAGPERRFIAMPAYLGGDFHVCGEKWYGSNVENPGHRGLPRSVLMITLNDPESCEPISYMSGNLISSMRTGCIPGVFLRYFGNKDARTAALIGTGPVQRATVLAIHSVLPGVQKIYCKAAHIEHAEKFAEWVKQETGINAEAVLSMEECIAAGDVVSIAASPKDPLYIKNEWIKDGACVLLTSPIEADDDFWLKNGLCFDNTKMHMAYYDEALGVGSILKANNGWGKMYKLMEDGLMPDLRSQISMGDVVRGKADGRIEHDRKEIFVTSGQVLFDLAWGYRLYQKALGSGEGTRLKIWDDPCWK; encoded by the coding sequence ATGAGCAAGACAGAGTTTCTGTTTTTGTCAGAGGACGACCTTGTGAAAGCAGGGGTACTGAATGCTTCGGAATGTATAGATACCTGCGAGGAGGTATTTGGCATACTGAGTGATGGAGATTACCTTATGGGTGGGCTGAATCACAATGAACACGGACTGTCCATTGTGTTCCCAAAGGAAACAAGATTTCCTGGGATGCCGGTGGCAGGACCGGAGAGAAGATTTATAGCGATGCCGGCATATCTGGGAGGTGATTTTCATGTGTGCGGAGAGAAGTGGTACGGATCAAATGTAGAAAATCCGGGACACAGAGGACTTCCGAGATCAGTACTTATGATAACCTTGAATGATCCGGAGAGCTGTGAGCCGATCTCGTATATGTCGGGCAACCTGATAAGTTCCATGAGAACGGGATGTATTCCAGGGGTGTTCCTCAGATATTTCGGAAATAAGGATGCGAGGACAGCGGCACTCATTGGAACCGGACCGGTTCAAAGGGCAACGGTGCTTGCCATACATTCGGTTTTGCCTGGAGTACAGAAAATATACTGTAAGGCGGCACATATAGAGCATGCCGAGAAATTTGCAGAGTGGGTGAAACAGGAGACCGGAATTAATGCGGAGGCTGTTTTATCCATGGAAGAATGCATAGCTGCGGGAGATGTGGTGAGCATAGCAGCTTCACCAAAGGATCCACTCTATATAAAGAATGAATGGATAAAGGACGGCGCATGTGTACTGCTGACATCCCCGATAGAAGCGGATGATGATTTCTGGTTGAAAAATGGGCTGTGCTTTGACAACACGAAAATGCACATGGCTTACTACGACGAGGCGCTGGGAGTTGGAAGTATACTCAAGGCGAACAACGGCTGGGGAAAAATGTATAAGCTCATGGAGGACGGTCTTATGCCTGATCTCCGTTCCCAGATAAGTATGGGGGATGTGGTCAGAGGAAAGGCTGATGGCAGAATAGAGCATGACAGAAAAGAGATATTTGTGACAAGCGGGCAGGTGCTGTTTGACCTGGCATGGGGCTATAGGCTCTATCAGAAGGCGCTTGGATCAGGTGAAGGAACAAGATTGAAGATATGGGATGACCCATGTTGGAAATAA
- a CDS encoding LysR family transcriptional regulator, with translation MDIRDMNYFLQIAEYENISKAAEELHISQPPLSRQLRKLEEELGVELFTRDNGRLQLTEAGHFFRERAQEVISLVDKTRSQMAERYNGAGGKIRIGTIETLSAEKLPKWVAGFHEIYPDVTYQIVNNNSEEIIRMVDKGLLDMGIVREPVNSQYYERVRLQEDTWIAYIPNRNPLSQKNRTTIEIELADLRDEPLILPSRGIHEKQIKTWFEMIGAEPKVVCWYSSLVNGVSLVKNGIGTMLCPKSAQSILDYSCAAVKEIVNPTMTTGSVIVWKNFHNLSESARKFIDYVKSKEIKE, from the coding sequence ATGGATATAAGAGATATGAATTATTTTTTACAGATAGCGGAGTATGAGAACATATCGAAGGCGGCTGAGGAACTACACATTTCACAGCCGCCGCTCAGCAGGCAGCTCAGAAAGCTGGAGGAGGAACTGGGCGTGGAATTGTTCACGAGGGATAACGGCAGGCTGCAGCTCACGGAGGCCGGGCACTTTTTCAGGGAGAGGGCGCAGGAGGTCATATCGTTGGTGGACAAGACCAGAAGCCAGATGGCGGAGAGGTACAATGGAGCCGGAGGCAAGATAAGGATAGGGACTATAGAGACCTTAAGTGCAGAGAAACTTCCGAAATGGGTGGCAGGATTTCATGAGATTTATCCAGATGTGACTTATCAAATAGTGAACAACAATTCCGAGGAGATCATACGGATGGTGGACAAGGGGCTGCTTGATATGGGAATTGTGAGGGAGCCTGTGAACAGCCAGTATTATGAGAGAGTAAGGCTTCAGGAGGATACATGGATCGCATATATACCTAACAGAAATCCTCTGTCGCAGAAGAACAGGACAACGATAGAGATAGAGCTTGCGGATCTCAGAGACGAACCGCTTATACTTCCGTCGAGGGGAATACACGAGAAGCAGATAAAGACGTGGTTTGAGATGATAGGCGCCGAGCCGAAGGTTGTATGCTGGTATTCGTCTCTGGTAAATGGTGTGTCTCTCGTCAAAAATGGCATAGGGACAATGCTCTGCCCAAAGTCTGCGCAGTCCATTCTGGATTACAGCTGTGCTGCCGTGAAGGAGATTGTGAATCCTACCATGACAACGGGATCGGTAATCGTGTGGAAGAACTTCCACAATCTGTCAGAGTCTGCAAGAAAGTTTATAGATTACGTGAAGTCGAAGGAGATAAAAGAATAA
- a CDS encoding PfkB family carbohydrate kinase codes for MINLVALPCLCVDVFDGTDELRAGGEALNFAVHASKFEEFNVSILGAVGQDSYAKFIMDSVSDKRIDVSHVRVEEDKVTANNRTYLTADGDRYYKDDSWTGDIVDKMILNQDELDFIKKSEVVFIHFWAGCFEQIIDLKKNNNFRLAVDFVEYRNFKEMEKYAPYIDYFLISGEESILPIFEAFSKKYKGLFNASLADKGSVTYYNGEKYFVPADEALEIVDTTGCGDSYHAGFVCSHMLTGDIYEAMRVGTEFATETLSHYGGF; via the coding sequence ATGATAAATTTAGTGGCACTTCCGTGCCTCTGTGTAGATGTTTTTGATGGAACAGATGAATTGCGTGCAGGTGGTGAAGCCCTTAATTTTGCAGTTCATGCATCAAAATTTGAGGAGTTTAATGTTTCAATATTGGGTGCGGTTGGACAGGATTCCTATGCAAAATTTATTATGGATTCTGTTTCTGATAAGAGAATAGATGTAAGCCATGTAAGAGTTGAAGAGGATAAAGTAACTGCAAATAATCGTACATATCTTACGGCTGACGGTGACAGATATTACAAAGATGATTCATGGACGGGTGATATTGTTGATAAAATGATATTGAATCAAGATGAATTGGACTTTATAAAAAAATCAGAGGTTGTATTTATACATTTCTGGGCAGGCTGTTTTGAACAAATTATAGATTTAAAAAAGAATAATAACTTCAGATTGGCTGTGGATTTTGTAGAATATCGTAATTTTAAGGAGATGGAAAAATATGCACCATATATAGATTATTTCCTGATTAGTGGAGAGGAATCAATTCTTCCGATATTTGAAGCATTTTCCAAGAAGTATAAAGGACTATTTAATGCATCTTTAGCTGATAAAGGAAGTGTTACATATTATAATGGTGAAAAGTATTTTGTCCCAGCTGATGAAGCTTTAGAAATAGTTGATACTACTGGTTGCGGAGATAGCTACCATGCAGGCTTTGTGTGTTCTCATATGTTAACAGGTGATATTTACGAGGCTATGAGAGTTGGTACAGAATTTGCAACAGAGACATTGTCTCATTATGGTGGCTTTTAA